The Montipora foliosa isolate CH-2021 chromosome 14, ASM3666993v2, whole genome shotgun sequence genome window below encodes:
- the LOC137984786 gene encoding transcription factor Sp9-like isoform X1 — protein sequence MSKKLHFQKPDNLILSRRTPLAMLAATCSRIGQQTTSPVSDLTMAKGFYHWKQPSTLPLQRTRAADSSLYSNLPSAFMPTSESLSTQNHESFLPSQSYSSSHNSLSDPLALASVSRVHSASIEASMYPRMPHPYDNSPWFKPPLEPHAQATARQAFWEVHGNPAWLDSSSVSGGSFHSSLTHFTGLPHDYSSGSISIPAAVSVASHPHFLPPPCLGSDPMKASLPTYIDGPSYFPGGTPGLLPSTQSVTARATRRYTGRATCDCPNCQDNERLSATGAPFRKKTQHICHIPGCGKVYGKTSHLKAHLRWHTGERPFVCNWLFCGKRFTRSDELQRHLRTHTGEKRFTCPICNKRFMRSDHLAKHVKTHNNDTVKKGESEKDEKEQGKAVNIGGESGRSCNTSENNIEIKKVA from the exons ATGAGCAAGAAGCTTCATTTTCAG AAGCCGGACAACCTAATACTATCCAGGCGGACACCCCTGGCAATGCTGGCAGCGACTTGTAGCAGAATAGGACAACAAACCACTTCGCCGGTCTCCGACTTAACAATGGCAAAAGGATTTTATCACTGGAAACAACCGAGCACTTTGCCTCTACAGCGCACAAGAGCAGCTGATAGCTCTTTGTATTCCAATCTGCCATCGGCTTTTATGCCCACCAGTGAGTCCTTAAGCACACAAAACCACGAAAGCTTTCTCCCAAGTCAGAGCTATTCATCCAGCCATAATTCGCTCAGTGATCCATTGGCTCTAGCATCAGTGAGCCGCGTACATTCCGCCTCTATTGAAGCGTCCATGTATCCACGCATGCCTCATCCATATGACAACTCGCCTTGGTTTAAGCCGCCTCTAGAGCCACACGCTCAAGCCACGGCACGGCAAGCGTTTTGGGAAGTTCATGGCAATCCAGCCTGGTTAGATTCTTCAAGTGTGTCTGGCGGCTCGTTTCATTCATCTCTAACTCATTTCACAGGACTGCCACACGATTACTCTTCAGGAAGTATATCTATCCCTGCTGCGGTTTCCGTGGCGAGTCATCCTCACTTTCTACCCCCTCCCTGTCTTGGATCGGATCCCATGAAAGCTTCGCTCCCAACTTACATAGATGGACCTTCATATTTCCCTGGCGGCACACCAGGGTTATTGCCTTCAACACAAAGCGTAACAGCGCGGGCGACTCGGCGATACACGGGTCGGGCGACATGTGACTGCCCCAACTGCCAGGACAACGAGAGACTCAGTGCAACTGGGGCACCATTTAGAAAGAAAACTCAACACATTTGTCACATTCCCGGTTGCGGTAAGGTTTACGGAAAAACGTCGCATCTCAAAGCTCATCTCCGATGGCATACAGGTGAGCGGCCATTTGTATGTAACTGGTTGTTTTGCGGCAAACGTTTCACACGTTCTGACGAGCTGCAGCGACATCTTCGAACACACACGGGCGAGAAACGATTCACTTGCCCCATCTGCAATAAACGATTCATGCGAAGTGATCACCTGGCCAAACACGTTAAAACTCACAATAATGACACAGTGAAGAAAGGCGAATCGGAAAAAGACGAGAAGGAGCAAGGTAAAGCTGTCAACATCGGCGGCGAAAGTGGACGTTCTTGCAACACTTCTGAAAATAATATCGAGATTAAGAAGGTTGCATAG
- the LOC137984786 gene encoding transcription factor Sp9-like isoform X2, whose product MSKKLHFQPDNLILSRRTPLAMLAATCSRIGQQTTSPVSDLTMAKGFYHWKQPSTLPLQRTRAADSSLYSNLPSAFMPTSESLSTQNHESFLPSQSYSSSHNSLSDPLALASVSRVHSASIEASMYPRMPHPYDNSPWFKPPLEPHAQATARQAFWEVHGNPAWLDSSSVSGGSFHSSLTHFTGLPHDYSSGSISIPAAVSVASHPHFLPPPCLGSDPMKASLPTYIDGPSYFPGGTPGLLPSTQSVTARATRRYTGRATCDCPNCQDNERLSATGAPFRKKTQHICHIPGCGKVYGKTSHLKAHLRWHTGERPFVCNWLFCGKRFTRSDELQRHLRTHTGEKRFTCPICNKRFMRSDHLAKHVKTHNNDTVKKGESEKDEKEQGKAVNIGGESGRSCNTSENNIEIKKVA is encoded by the exons ATGAGCAAGAAGCTTCATTTTCAG CCGGACAACCTAATACTATCCAGGCGGACACCCCTGGCAATGCTGGCAGCGACTTGTAGCAGAATAGGACAACAAACCACTTCGCCGGTCTCCGACTTAACAATGGCAAAAGGATTTTATCACTGGAAACAACCGAGCACTTTGCCTCTACAGCGCACAAGAGCAGCTGATAGCTCTTTGTATTCCAATCTGCCATCGGCTTTTATGCCCACCAGTGAGTCCTTAAGCACACAAAACCACGAAAGCTTTCTCCCAAGTCAGAGCTATTCATCCAGCCATAATTCGCTCAGTGATCCATTGGCTCTAGCATCAGTGAGCCGCGTACATTCCGCCTCTATTGAAGCGTCCATGTATCCACGCATGCCTCATCCATATGACAACTCGCCTTGGTTTAAGCCGCCTCTAGAGCCACACGCTCAAGCCACGGCACGGCAAGCGTTTTGGGAAGTTCATGGCAATCCAGCCTGGTTAGATTCTTCAAGTGTGTCTGGCGGCTCGTTTCATTCATCTCTAACTCATTTCACAGGACTGCCACACGATTACTCTTCAGGAAGTATATCTATCCCTGCTGCGGTTTCCGTGGCGAGTCATCCTCACTTTCTACCCCCTCCCTGTCTTGGATCGGATCCCATGAAAGCTTCGCTCCCAACTTACATAGATGGACCTTCATATTTCCCTGGCGGCACACCAGGGTTATTGCCTTCAACACAAAGCGTAACAGCGCGGGCGACTCGGCGATACACGGGTCGGGCGACATGTGACTGCCCCAACTGCCAGGACAACGAGAGACTCAGTGCAACTGGGGCACCATTTAGAAAGAAAACTCAACACATTTGTCACATTCCCGGTTGCGGTAAGGTTTACGGAAAAACGTCGCATCTCAAAGCTCATCTCCGATGGCATACAGGTGAGCGGCCATTTGTATGTAACTGGTTGTTTTGCGGCAAACGTTTCACACGTTCTGACGAGCTGCAGCGACATCTTCGAACACACACGGGCGAGAAACGATTCACTTGCCCCATCTGCAATAAACGATTCATGCGAAGTGATCACCTGGCCAAACACGTTAAAACTCACAATAATGACACAGTGAAGAAAGGCGAATCGGAAAAAGACGAGAAGGAGCAAGGTAAAGCTGTCAACATCGGCGGCGAAAGTGGACGTTCTTGCAACACTTCTGAAAATAATATCGAGATTAAGAAGGTTGCATAG
- the LOC137984786 gene encoding transcription factor Sp9-like isoform X3, whose amino-acid sequence MLAATCSRIGQQTTSPVSDLTMAKGFYHWKQPSTLPLQRTRAADSSLYSNLPSAFMPTSESLSTQNHESFLPSQSYSSSHNSLSDPLALASVSRVHSASIEASMYPRMPHPYDNSPWFKPPLEPHAQATARQAFWEVHGNPAWLDSSSVSGGSFHSSLTHFTGLPHDYSSGSISIPAAVSVASHPHFLPPPCLGSDPMKASLPTYIDGPSYFPGGTPGLLPSTQSVTARATRRYTGRATCDCPNCQDNERLSATGAPFRKKTQHICHIPGCGKVYGKTSHLKAHLRWHTGERPFVCNWLFCGKRFTRSDELQRHLRTHTGEKRFTCPICNKRFMRSDHLAKHVKTHNNDTVKKGESEKDEKEQGKAVNIGGESGRSCNTSENNIEIKKVA is encoded by the coding sequence ATGCTGGCAGCGACTTGTAGCAGAATAGGACAACAAACCACTTCGCCGGTCTCCGACTTAACAATGGCAAAAGGATTTTATCACTGGAAACAACCGAGCACTTTGCCTCTACAGCGCACAAGAGCAGCTGATAGCTCTTTGTATTCCAATCTGCCATCGGCTTTTATGCCCACCAGTGAGTCCTTAAGCACACAAAACCACGAAAGCTTTCTCCCAAGTCAGAGCTATTCATCCAGCCATAATTCGCTCAGTGATCCATTGGCTCTAGCATCAGTGAGCCGCGTACATTCCGCCTCTATTGAAGCGTCCATGTATCCACGCATGCCTCATCCATATGACAACTCGCCTTGGTTTAAGCCGCCTCTAGAGCCACACGCTCAAGCCACGGCACGGCAAGCGTTTTGGGAAGTTCATGGCAATCCAGCCTGGTTAGATTCTTCAAGTGTGTCTGGCGGCTCGTTTCATTCATCTCTAACTCATTTCACAGGACTGCCACACGATTACTCTTCAGGAAGTATATCTATCCCTGCTGCGGTTTCCGTGGCGAGTCATCCTCACTTTCTACCCCCTCCCTGTCTTGGATCGGATCCCATGAAAGCTTCGCTCCCAACTTACATAGATGGACCTTCATATTTCCCTGGCGGCACACCAGGGTTATTGCCTTCAACACAAAGCGTAACAGCGCGGGCGACTCGGCGATACACGGGTCGGGCGACATGTGACTGCCCCAACTGCCAGGACAACGAGAGACTCAGTGCAACTGGGGCACCATTTAGAAAGAAAACTCAACACATTTGTCACATTCCCGGTTGCGGTAAGGTTTACGGAAAAACGTCGCATCTCAAAGCTCATCTCCGATGGCATACAGGTGAGCGGCCATTTGTATGTAACTGGTTGTTTTGCGGCAAACGTTTCACACGTTCTGACGAGCTGCAGCGACATCTTCGAACACACACGGGCGAGAAACGATTCACTTGCCCCATCTGCAATAAACGATTCATGCGAAGTGATCACCTGGCCAAACACGTTAAAACTCACAATAATGACACAGTGAAGAAAGGCGAATCGGAAAAAGACGAGAAGGAGCAAGGTAAAGCTGTCAACATCGGCGGCGAAAGTGGACGTTCTTGCAACACTTCTGAAAATAATATCGAGATTAAGAAGGTTGCATAG